GCGTGCTCATTGGCGATGCGGCGCACAAAGTAGAAGAGGCAGAGCTGCATGAGGAGATAGCCGAGCAGCGAGGGCAGTCTGAGGGCGAAGGCTCCGGCGCCGAAGAGGCTGATCGCAAGGTGTGCAAGGGTGTGGTAGACGAGGGGATCGAGCGAGATGGGATAGCTGCGCTGAATGTGGAGGAGTTGGGCGTAACTGGGCACGCTGTCGGTCTGGAGGACGAAGAACTCGTCCTGCGACAGGAGCTTGTGATGCGACCAGAGGAGGGAGAGGACGGCGGTGAGGATCAGAAAGGCGACGGCTGTCCAGGGGAGAGCAAGACTGTCGGATCTGCTTTCAACACTGGAACTCTGCGACGAAATCATATCTTGACTGAGACTCTAAGCCGCTGCTGCTCTGAGTTGGGCCGGAGATAAGCAGCTGGCGCCGGCTGGACTACTGGCGGCGTGGCGGAGGGTAGCGTTGGGGTGAAGAACATCTCTAGGCGTGGGATGCGGACGAAGAGGAGGAGGCCCATGACGAGAGCCGTCGACGTGAAGGCGGCCATGAGGAGAGGTTCGCGATAGAGCTTTTCGGGGTTCTGGACGGCGCTGTCGTGCTTGAAGGCGAGCTTGAGATAGACGGCCATGGTAAAGGCTACGAGAGGAAAGCCGAGGATGAGCTCGATGCGGTAGCGGATGATGAAGGCACCGAGAAAGAGCATCGCGGTGGAGGCGTAAAACACCACGGATACGAGCAGCGATTCGGGCGTGTAGCGCTTGAAGGACGCGCGGTAGGCGCCTGCGACGGCGCGATCGCCGATCTCGGAGAGCTCGCTGAAGCGCTTGAGGCCCATGAAGTAACAACCGAGCATCCAGTAGGCGATAAGCAGCGATACGGGTGGGACGAGGACGCTGGTGACGGCGTACCAGCCGAGCAGCATGCGCAGGGGATTGTTGATGGACTCGGTGAGGACGTCGAGGTAGGGTACGTCCTTGGTGCGGATCGGAGGGAAGTTGTAGAGGCAGCCCATGATCCAGAGGATGAGTGCGACTAGTGCGAACATGCGTGAGATAGTGAGGCCGATGGCGATTCCGGCGACCATCATCAGGAGCCATTGCACATAGGCGGCGGGAATGTTGACCAGGCCACGGGCGGCGGGGCGGTTGCGTTTGGTGGGATGAAGGCGGTCGAAGGGTGCGTCGAGGACTTCGTTGATGACGTAGTTGCTGCATGCGACGAGCGTCACCGCGACAAATGCCAGCAGCAGCGTGATGAGAAGATGGGGTGTGAAGAGCGCGGGATAGACGCTGAGCGGCACGATGACGCCGGGCAGAACGAAGAGATTCTTGATGGAGTGATCGAGTCTGGCGATGGCGAGATGGGCGCGGAGGCGCTCGGACAAGGAGACGTTGCGCGGGGGAGGCTCGGGCATGTTTTTTGTAAGGGCTCCTTAGCCAGCTGCCTTGGGGCTACGGGCTCAGTGTAGCAAATGGAGATGAAGCCAGTGGATGACGGTGACCTCTGGCAGTGGGCGATTTGTTTACGATAAGCTTGGGTGCGGCGCGGTGTGCGCGTCTGGAGCAGGCGGGCGCATGTCACGGAGAGCAGTGATTATCGGTGCTGGACCTGCAGGGCTGACTGCAGGGTTGGAGTTGCTGAGACGGTCGGATGTCAGGCCGATCATTCTTGAGGCGAGCGAGGAGATTGGCGGAATCTCGCGCACCATCAAGTACAAGGGCAACCGAATGGATATCGGCGGCCATCGTTTTTTTTCCAAGAGCGATCGCGTGATGCAGTGGTGGGTGGACCTGATGCCGCCCGATGTCGGCGATGCGGGTTCTGAGCCGGAGATTTCGTACCAGGGAAAGAAGCGGATGGTCGCCGTGCCGGCCCGGCTACCGGAGGAGCCTGTGCTGCGTGGGGCCGGGCCGATTGATCCGCATGCGGCGGAAGAGATCGAGGATAAGGCAGAGAACGAAGGGCCGGTAGAGATGATGGTGACGGCAGCGACGCCGGATCCTGATCCGGACCTGGTGATGCTGATCCGTCCGCGTAAGAGCAGGATCTATTATCTGCGGAAGTTCTTTGACTATCCAATTACGTTGACGGCGACGACGTTGAAGAATCTGGGAGTTGTCAGGACGTTCCGTGTCGGTACGAGCTATATGAAGTCGCAGGTGAGCCAAATTGCGCCGGAGAAGAGTCTGGAAGATTTTTTGATCAACCGGTTTGGTCGGCAGCTCTATCTAACGTTCTTCAAGAGTTATACGGAGAAGGTTTGGGGTACGCCCTGCAATGAGATCTCGGCGGAGTGGGGAGCGCAGCGGATCAAAGGGCTGAGTTTGACGACGGCGGTGAAACACTTTTTGAAGAAGGCGTTTGGAGGCAAGGCAAAGACGGGTGACTTGGCGCAGAAGGGCACAGACACAAGCTTGATCGAGCGGTTCATGTATCCAAAGTTCGGGCCGGGGCAGTTGTGGGAGCATGTTGCGGATCTGGTTCGTGAGGGCGGCGGCGAGATTCATATGGGTTTGAAGGTGGATCGGATTCACTGCTCGAGAGAAGGCGGCGTGAAGCGGGTTGTGTCGGTCGATGCGGTGAATGCGGAGGGAGAGCGGCAGACGTTTGCGGGAGACTATTTCTTTTCGACGATGCCGATGCGCGAACTGGTGGAGGCGATGGATGCTCCGGTGCCCGAGAATGTGCGCGAGGTGAGCGCGGGGCTGCAGTATCGCGACTTTATCACGGTGGGTCTGCTGGTGGACAGGCTGAAGGTGAAGGAGCCGGACGGTGGGCTGCTGAAAGATACGTGGATCTACGTGCAGGAACCTGATGTGGTACTGGGACGGTTACAGATCTTCAACAACTGGAGCCCGTACCTGGTCGCGGACCCGACGAAGGTTTGGATTGGGCTGGAGTACTTCTGCTACGACACGGACGATTTGTGGAAGATGCCGGATGAAGAGTTGAAGAAGTTCGCGATTGCCGAGGTAGCGAAGATCGGGATTTTGAACGCAGAAGATGTTTCCGACGGACATGTGGTGCGGGTGCCGAAGACCTATCCGGCGTACTTTGGCACGTATGACCGGTTCGACGAACTGAGAGAGTTTACCGACGGGTTCGAGAATCTGTTTTTGGTGGGACGAAATGGGATGCATAAGTACAACAACCAGGATCACAGTATGTTGACTGCGATGACTGCGGTGGATGGTATTGTTGCTGGGCACATCGATAAGGCTGCGCTGTGGGGGATCAACACGGAGCAGGAGTACCACGAGGAGAAAAAGTGACAAGGATTCTGGTTGTGGGAACGATGCTTCTGGTGATCTTCGTGGCTGTGTTTCGGCAGCGAATCTTTCTGCGTGATCCGCTGGGCAAGATGGAGAGAAATGACGTGGCAGTCGATGGGGCACGGCTGTACATCAACTTTTCAAACGATGTGCTGGTCGAGGAGCCGGGGACAGAGCGGCGGTATTTGGTGCAGGGGTGGAGTGGGATTCCCGGAGTGCCGCAGATTCTGGGCTGCGTCCAAGGGCTGGCGTGCTGGACCGATGCGGACCACGCGTCCGTCTATCCGCTCGATGGACGTGGTGCGGGTGCCAAGGCGGCGATGAGCGCAAAGGTGGTTACGTTTGCGGACGAGACGGGCGCCAGGATTCGGGTGCAGTTGAGGTAGCCAGGCTGCGACGTAAAATAGCGCGTAACCTTTTGCGGCGGGGAAAGCTCTAACGATTCGGACCTTGATGGGTTAGACAACTGCACGCGAGAGTGCATGACGGGAGCTCAAATGCCTGAGAAACCTACGGACAAACAGGAGCCGGTCGAGGAGTTGCAGCCGGCCGCTGAAACTCCACAAGTGAGGGGCGAGGCTGCGCCGGAGATCTCTGCGGCTCCAATGGCGGAGGCGAGTGATTTAGCGGTAGATGAGTCTGCTGTCTCTGCCCGTTCGACGGGTCCGGCTTCGTCAGTTACTGCGAATGCAGTCGTCGCGCCAGTGGACGTGAGAGAGCCTGCGGCGGCGACGATACGACTTCAAAAGAAGCATTCCCTGGCGATTCGATGGATGCACTGGGTGAACTTCCCGGTGCTGTTCACGATGATCTGGAGCGGGTTGTTGATCTACTGGAATGATTCTGATAACGCCTATCAGCATCCGCACGCGGTGTATCGGGTGGGCGTCGGATCGCTGACGGTGGTGCGGCTGTTTCCACCGTGGTTCTGGAAGCTGATCAATGCGCCCTATCGTGTGACCGAGGGGCTGGGGTATCACTTTTTCTTTATGTGGATCTTTGCGATCAATGGGATCTTGTATGTGTCGTATCTGTTGATCTCGGGGGAGTGGCGGGTGCTGGTGCCGGAGCGCAGATCATTTCTGGATGCGATTCAGGTGACGCTGGTGGATCTGCATCTTCGCAAGGGCTTGCCGCCGCAGAAGAAGTACAACGGCGCGCAGAAGATTGCTTATACGTCGGTTGTTCTGATGGGGTTGGGGTCGCTGGTCACGGGGCTTTCGATCTACAAGCCGACGCAGGTGCACTGGATCACGTCGCTGCTGGGCGGCTATGAGATGGCGCGGTGGGAGCACTTCTGGCTGACGATGGGCTTCTGTGCGTTCTTTGTAGTGCATGTAATGCAGGTGATCCTTGCGGGGTGGAATAACTTTCGCTCGATGGTGAGTGGATATGAGATTGTTCCGGCGACGAAGACTTCGCTGGAAGAGGAGAGGAGGGTGGGATGAGCGACGGACAGGAGGAGCGTGAAGAGCAGGAGCAAAGGCGCAAGTGGGAGAGCGAGAAGAAGGATCGCGACGACGACCTGGAGCGTGATTGGGAGCGCGTGGGAGAGCGGGAGCGGAGAGATTCGCGTGCCGCAGAGGTAGAGGCGCTGGATGCCGGGGTGAGGGCGCAGTCGGGGCAGAGGACGCGGCGGAGTTTTGTGATTGCGGCGGCAGCGGCTGCGAGCGGATATGGTTTTTATCGGTGGATCGATCGGAGTCCGGGCGACCAACTGATACCGAGGCCGCTGCGGAAGATGCTGGAGTTCAATGCCAGAGTGTCGCGTGGGGCGTTTGATGAGCGCGGGCTCGCGCCGACATATCCGGTGGCTCGATCCATGGAGCTGCGGACGAACGGCAACTATGGATTGAAGATGAACCTGGTCCCGGAGAGCTATCGTCTGCAAATGGTGGGAGTGGAGGACGCGAAGAGGCTTCCGCAGTATGTGGAGGATGTGACGGCGTGGGAGTATCAATACGTCGCGAAGCAAGACGCTGGGCCGGTGGAGCACGATACGAAGGTCGCACCCAAAGCTGCTGCTGTTGTCGGAAATGGATCGAAAGCCAAGGCAGATCCCAATGGCGACGCGGGCATGGGCGAAGGGCCGATGATGCAGGGTGGCGCTGCAAGCACGATGGTTGGTGGGGGCGGCGACAAGAAGAACGAAGTGAAGATGCCGCCCGCGTTTGAGGCTGCGTTTGCTGCGTTGAAGAAAGCGCAGGGGAATAAGCGGCCGCGGGGGCAGGAAGAGGCAGGCATGTCGGACAACACGCTTGATCCTGGTACGCCGGGGTTGCTGTTGACGATGGACGATGTGACGAGCCTGCCGCACCACGAGTTGGTGACGGAGTTCAAGTGCATCGAAGGATGGAGCCAGGTGGTGCACTGGGGTGGGCGCCGGTTAGCGGATTTAATTGCGAAGTATCCGCCGGAGAGGAAGCCGGATGGATCGCTGCCGAAATACGTCTATATGGAGACGCCAGATGGGGACTACTACTGTGGGTTTAGTCTGCAGGCTTGCATGCATCCGCAGAGCCTGTTGGTGACTGAGATGGCGGGGCGGCCGCTGGCGCAGTGGCACGGAGCACCAATTCGGTTACATATGCCGATCAAGTACGGTTACAAACAGATCAAACGGATTGGGCTGATCGCATACACCGACAGACGGCCTGATGACTACTGGACAAAGCTGGGGTATGACTGGTATGCGGGGCTTTGAATGACTTAAGTCCTGCCGGACGGGCCGCCTTCGCGGCGAGCGGTCACTTCGTGACTTGTATACCGCTTCGCGTGGTGCTCCCGTTGGTCGCAAACGGATGATGATTCCGACCAACGGGAGGGCTGATGCTGCTCACGCTGCGCAGACCGGTACACTCGTCACGAAGTGACCGCCCCACGAGCAGTGGACCTGTCCGGCAGGACACTGTCAGCTGGCGATGGTGCCTTGATGGAAGAGGAGCTGCCAGCGGTTGTCGCGAAAGATCCAGAGTGAGGAGCGATGGGAGACGGCGACTGAGGTGGTGGCACGATAGGTGGCGTGGACGACATTCTCTGCGAGCTGCGCGATGTAGAAGTGGTGGATGGTTGCGGGGCGAGCTGCGCTGGATAAGAGCACATCGATGGTCTGTTGGCGATTGAAGACGCGGCCGGAGGTGCAGAACTCCCTGTACTCGTCGGCGAAGAGTGGAATGAGGGCTCTGCGGTCAGTCTCCCGGTCAGGATGGAGGAGACGCTCTTCGAGTGCATAGAGATGGTCTTGAAGTTCGGACTTAGTCATGGAACGAAGACTCCAATTGTTAATACGAACGACAGAGTCGAGGGTTTCATTGTGACAGATTTTATTGGTTCGGGTTTTTATCCGTGAGGTCGCTGGTGTTCGGCTTGCGCGCAAGGGCAACGCGCGGGATCTGCTGGAGATCGTTGAGGAAGGTGAGATCGTTCCATCCGGCTAGCAGGTGGGTGAGCGGCTGCTGCTGGCCGTGGCCAATCTCGAGCGCGAGGAGACCGGTTGGTTTGAGTGCGCTCAGCGCTTCCGGGATGAGCCGCCGGTAGAGGTCGAGGCCGGTCTCGCCTGCGAAGAGCGCGGCGGCGGGCTCATGCTCGCGAACCTGGGGGTGCAGGGTGAGGCGGTCGGATTCGGGGATATAGGGTGGGTTGCTGACAATGGCGTCGAAGGTTGCGCCGTGAGATTTGATGGCGGCGAGGAGATCGGAGGTAAGGAACTGGATCCGATCGGCTACGTTGTGGTCGTGAGCGTTCTGCTCTGCGATGGCGAGGGCATCGAGAGATAGATCGACGGCGATGATCTCGGCCAGTGGAAGGTGGACGGCGATGGCGATGGCGATGGCTCCCGACCCGGTGCCGATATCGACGAGCCTTACAGGCTGATTCGCAGGGATGAGTTTGAGCACCGCTTCGACGAGATGTTCGGTCTCGGGGCGAGGGATGAGGACAGCGGGAGTGACGTGGAGACGCAAGCCGTAGAACTCCTGCTCGCCGGTGATGTACTGGATGGGCTCGAGCTGGCGGCGGCGGTTGATAGCGATCTGATAAAGCGCGTCTTGGGCGGGGGAGAGGTCGCGGTCGGGATATGCGATGAGAGTGACGCGGGAGATCTGCAGCGTGTGGAGGAGAAGGAGTTCGGCGTCGCGGTGGGCGTGTTCGCTGAGGTGTGGGTTGGCGGCCAGCTCGGCTGCAGCGTTGGTGATGGCCTGGCGGAGGGTCATTCTGGCGGCTACCTTGGCTGCGGCTGAGCGGTGTCTGAGGTTGTGGGAAGGATGGTAGAGCTGGCGGCGAAGCGATGGTGGTTGCTGTACTTCGCGGTGAAGCGGAAGGCGTTGGTCTTCGGGGTCTCGGTCGTAAAGGCGATGACCGTGGTGGGCAGCCAGAAGGATCTTCCGTTGAGAGTGACGGGTGCGAAGTCAACGGAGGCTGTGCCTCGAACTGCCTGATCTTTGCCAACGGGATTGGGGACGGTGCGCTCGATGTGCGTAACCTGCGCCGAGGCGGTGTCGATGACGAACTTGCCGGTGGTGCCAGGCTGGATGGAGACGCAGGCCGATTGTTTCGCGGCAGATTCACGGGCGGTGAAGGTGAAAGCTTCCGTACCAGGAGAGGCTGGGGAGGAGCGATCGGACTGGTAGTCGAAGCACTCGTGGCGATCGGAGGAGAGAAATTTTGCAAGTACGCCGCTGAAGCCTCCGCGGAACGAGATGGGCATGTCGAGTTTCTTGCCGCTCGATGATTTGCCGTTGATCGACTTCACTTCGCGAGACTCTTCGAGGGCGCCGTCTGGCGAAGGCGATCGCGCGACGCGGAAGAGCGCTTCGACGGTGGTTTCGTGTTTGAGCTGACCGTCATGGATCTCCTGAGAGGTGATGTGCTCGTCACAGAGAAAGCTGGGGACGGTGGACTTGTACTGCTCGGTGTTGGCTTCGATGCGGGAGAGGATCTGCTCGAGTGCGGGGTCGGGCTGCTGGGCCAGGACAGCGGCGAAGCAGCCGACAAGGCAGACGGGAGACAGGCGTGCGAGAAGTGAAGAGAGGCGCATGCGTGACTTTACGGTAGCAGAGGGGAGATGGTTCGCTAGCGGGTTTCGAGGATCAGGACGTTGCCATCGGGATCGATCACGGTGAGGGTGGCTCCGTTTTTGACGGCGAAGATGCCTTCTTTGTGGAGGTGGCGCGCGGCCTTGCCCAGGTTGCTCGATTCGAGGGTGATGCGAGCATGCATGCCGGTGGTTGCAGGTATGATCTCCAACTCCTGGCCGCTCTCGCCGGGCATGTGGAGGCTCATCGGATCGTTGGCGATGGGCTTGAAGTTGAGCTGATTGATGTAGAAGTCGCGAGCCGAGGCGGGGTCTGCCATTGGGACTGACACCGCGACCAGCTTTTCGCCGATGCGGTCTGGACCAAGATGTTTGCCCTGGTCTTCGCTGTGGAGCGAACCCGCGAGGTACTGGGTGTACTCGATGGTCTGTGGACTGGAGGTTTGCAGAGGGCCCCCCAGGATGAAGCGAAGGTTCCCAGCGGTTGTTTTAAGGATGGGAGTGGGAGTAAGGCCGTGGCTGCGGTAGTCGTCGTTGATCGCCTGCAGGTCGGCGCCTTCAAAGCATAGGCTCAGGAAGCCGGCATCGGGCTCGGTTGGGTTGGCCGCGTGGAGCTCGATGAACTGGGTGTCGTTGACCTTGAGGAAGGACTCGTAAGGGACGTTGTCTTTGCGCAGATCGAAGGCCTGTTCGAAGCCGAGCTTCTCGTAGAAGGCCACTGAGGCGGCGAGATCGTGGACGCGAAGAGCAACGTGGGCGAAGCCGTTGAAGGGCGGTGTCCTGGTATCAGGCTGTGCGTGAAGAAGGGGTGCGAAGAGGATTAAAGCAAGAGTGAAATATCTTGCTAAAGATAGAGTCGGCCCAGAGCACCCGTTGAGGTGCTGTTTGATCATGCCGCGATTCCTTGGGAGATTAGTTACGGCCATAACACAGGACGCTTGAAATCGATATGGGAGAGTAGTTCGGGTGCGAGGCGAACCTTTGGCGGTTCAATTAAGACAGTTTGCAGGCCCGCTCGGCGGCCGTATTTGAGAGCTGGAACACAATCGGTGTCGTTCGAAACCAATACGATCCGTTCAACTGCGTGATTGGCAGCATATGCCGCAATATCCAAACCAATTCGCATATCGACTCCTTTCTGCTCAAAATCTGGCTGAAAGTCTGCGTCGGTGAGTTGAGCCTGATTTGTTACAGGCGTGCGTTTTGGTTTGAATCCCCTGAATTTCAGCACTCCACGACGAACTGCGAAGAGATCTTTATGTGAAAGCTCATGGAGCCACGCATCGGATGACTGAAATACGTGAGGCAGACCTGAGACGGGTAGTTTTACTGTGCCCGAATACAAAGCGCAATCGTAGTAGAGGATTCGAAACAAGGATTCATCGGCTGTTTTGCAGGCTAATGCAAATCGTTCGATGTAATCGGGGTTGTAGATCCTTTTTGCTTTCTTCGCCTCAACCCTGAGAAACCCACCATCAATTAAAACAGCTACTCTTACATCGGGCATTCAAAATGCTCCCCCAAAAATATAAAGCCCCCATAAGGGGGCGTATAGTGCTCGCCTACGAGCGTAACGGATAACACCACTTTACTCACTCCTTATCAAGATAGCAATAGATGTCGAAAATCTTATTAAGCCACCCGTCATTTGAACGGTACTAACATAAGCACGGGTTCAGGCAGCCTCTGCTTCGGCTTTGAGCTTTTCCGCGGTGTAGTGCGCGATGAGTGCGTCGATGGTGGGCTGAATCTGGCCTTCCATCACCATCGCGAGCTGGTGGTTGGTGAGGCCGATGCGGTGATCGGTGAGGCGGTTCTGAGGGAAGTTGTAGGTGCGGATCTTCTCGCTGCGGTCGCCGGAGCCGATCTGCTGCTTGCGATCCTTCGCCTGGAGTTGGTGGATGCGTTCGGCCTCCACTTCATAGAGGCGGGCGCGGAGGACACGCATTCCCTTCTCGCGATTCTTGATCTGCGACTTTTCGTCCTGGCAGCTGACGACGGTGTTGGTCGGCAGATGCGTGATGCGGACTGCGGAGTAGGTGGTGTTCACCGACTGTCCGCCGGGTCCGGAAGAGCAGAAGGTGTCGATGCGCAGATCCTTGGCTTCAATCTTGATGTCGACCTCTTCGGCCTCGGGTAGAACGGCGACGGTGATGGCGGAGGTGTGGACGCGGCCTTGGGTTTCGGTCGCGGGAACGCGCTGAACGCGATGGACGCCGGACTCGTACTTGAGCTGCGAGTAGACGTTTTCGCCTTCGATGATCGCCGTTACGTCCTTCAATCCATGGCCGATGCCAGACTCGGTCTGGGAGAGGATCTCGACCTTCCACTTGTGCTGCTCGGCGAAGCGCATATACATGCGGAAGACCTCTGCGACGAAGAGTGCTGCCTCGTCGCCGCCGGTGCCGGCACGTAGCTCGAGGATGACGTTCTTCTCGTCGTTAGGGTCTTTGGGGAGGAGTAGAACTTTGAGCTGCTCCTCTACAGGCTCGAGGCGCGGCTCCAGGGTGTCGAGCTCGGCCTGTGCCATCTCTTTTACCTCGGGGTCGGGGTCGGCGAGCATGGCTGTAGCCTCGGCGATGCCGTCCCGTATCTTGCGGTACTCGCGAAACTTCTCGACGGTGGGCTCCATGTCGCGGTGCTGCTTGGCGATGCCCTGAAACTTCTTCTGGTCGTTGACCAGCGTGGGGTCGGACATCTGCCTGCCGAGGTCTTCGTAACGGGCTTCAAGTTGATCGAGGCGGTCGAACATGGCTACTCCATTGAGTAAAAAGGAATTAGGGGATCAGAAGGGTCGGGGTAGAGGAGAGGCGCAGCTAGGCAAAATCGTGGCGGTCGGGAGACTCGGCCACGCGGGAGAGAGACACCGAATTTGCGGCTGTGTTCATGTCTGTTTAGATGTTACTCCTTGTGCCTACGGTGCAGCCAGCCCCTTTTTGGCATCTTTACTGAGTGGAATCAGTTGATCCCAAACGGGGAATCGGGCATTCGGGGTGAGGGTTGAAGCTATGGCGTTGTTTGCGGTGGTGGCGGAGCTGGCAGAGCAGTTGGCGCAGGAGGCTGGAAAGCTGAAGAAGCGCGCAGTTATGGCAGAGGCGATCGCGAAGGTGCACTCAGCAAGTCCGGAGAGTGGGTCGGAGAGCGAAGACTCAGGTTTGCTGGCGCTCTATCTTGCCGGAACGCCGTTTGCAGAGGCGGATTCGCGGAAGCTGAACGCCGGCGGGGCGTTACTCTCGAAGGCGCTGCTGGCGGTCAGTGGAGCCAGCGATCAGGCGCTGACGGCGGCGTACCGGCGGCACGGAGACATGGGTGCGGCGGCCTTTGATCTGCTGATCGCAGCGAGAGAGGAGAATGCTCCTGAGCTGACGCTGGCCGAGGTAGCCGAAGCGTTTGCTGCGATGGCCGTGGCGAAGACGACGGCGATTCGTGCGGCTCTGGTCGAGGGTTTGCTGCGGCGGGCGACTCCGCTCGAGGCAAAGTATCTGCTGAAGCTGATGCTTGGCGATATGCGAATTGGAGTGAAGCAGAGCCTGGTGGAGGAGGCGATTGCCGCTGCGGCTGGAGCTTCTGTGGAAGCTGTACGTCGAGCGGTGATGCTCGAGGCGGATCTTGGTAGCGCCGTGCAGCGAGCCTTCTCCGGGACCCTGCCTGAGGCAAGGATGCGGCTGTTTCATCCGCTGGGATTCATGCTGGCGTCGCCGGTGGAGACGCCGGAGGAGGCGGTGGAGCGGTTCACCGAAAAGCCCGCGAAGGTGCCGGTTGTGAAGACCGGCAAGCCTCGCAAAGACAAGAAGGCAGTGACCGTAGAAGCGGCGAACGAAGTGATGGAAGAAGCTGCGGTGCCGCAAAGTTTTGATGCGAGTGCCGATGTCGACGCCGAGCAGTTTGCCGATGCTTCGCCCGAAGATGTACTTGCAAAAGGGACGCAGGCGGGCGGTAATGCGACGCTCGCAAACGCCACAGATGCCCAGGGCGTGCAGGCGTTTCTCGAAGACAAGTACGACGGGATGCGGGCGCAGATACACTGCGGAGACTCCGGTCAGCCGGGGCGGGTGGCGATCTACTCTCGCAACAAGGAAGACGTTACCGAAAGCTTCCCAGAGCTCGAGGAGGCGTTTGCGCAGGTTCGCGCCGACCCGGATGCAGATGCGAGTGAAGGTTCCCTGATCCCGTACTCTCTGATATTCGACGGGGAGATTCTGGGATGGGACTTCGAACAGGCGCGTGCTCTCCCGTTCGCCGTGCTGGGGCAGAGGATTGGGCGTAAGCGAGTTTCGAACGAGTGGCGCCAGCAGGTGCCGGTCATCTTTATGGCCTTCGACCTGATGTGCGCCGATGGCGAACTGCTGCTGGAGCTGCCGTTACGGGAGCGGCGCAATCGGCTGGAGGCGGTGGTGGAGCGACTGGTAGAGCGCGTGGCCTCTCCGCTGGTGGTGGACGAGCGGGCGCGTGATTCGCAGGCGGTGTTGTTTGCAGGCGAGCAGAGCGCTGGATTGGAGAGGCTGATGATCTCGCCGTCGCGGCTGGTGGAGTCTGCGGAAGATATTGACCGGGCTTACGCCGATGCACGAGCGCGAGCGAATGAGGGTGTGATGCTGAAGGCCGCGGAGTCAATCTATCAGCCGGGTCGGCGGGGGCTGGCGTGGGTAAAGCTGAAGCGCGAGTTGGCGACGCTGGACGTGGTGGTGACGGGCGCGGAGTTTGGGCATGGGCGGCGCGCAGGCATCTTGAGCGACTATACGTTCGCGGTGCGCGGCGATGCGGGCGAGCTACTCAACGTCGGCAAAGCCTACTCGGGCCTGACGGACGTCGAGATCGGCGAGATGAGCGCGTGGAT
The nucleotide sequence above comes from Tunturibacter empetritectus. Encoded proteins:
- a CDS encoding UbiA prenyltransferase family protein, translated to MPEPPPRNVSLSERLRAHLAIARLDHSIKNLFVLPGVIVPLSVYPALFTPHLLITLLLAFVAVTLVACSNYVINEVLDAPFDRLHPTKRNRPAARGLVNIPAAYVQWLLMMVAGIAIGLTISRMFALVALILWIMGCLYNFPPIRTKDVPYLDVLTESINNPLRMLLGWYAVTSVLVPPVSLLIAYWMLGCYFMGLKRFSELSEIGDRAVAGAYRASFKRYTPESLLVSVVFYASTAMLFLGAFIIRYRIELILGFPLVAFTMAVYLKLAFKHDSAVQNPEKLYREPLLMAAFTSTALVMGLLLFVRIPRLEMFFTPTLPSATPPVVQPAPAAYLRPNSEQQRLRVSVKI
- a CDS encoding NAD(P)/FAD-dependent oxidoreductase, encoding MSRRAVIIGAGPAGLTAGLELLRRSDVRPIILEASEEIGGISRTIKYKGNRMDIGGHRFFSKSDRVMQWWVDLMPPDVGDAGSEPEISYQGKKRMVAVPARLPEEPVLRGAGPIDPHAAEEIEDKAENEGPVEMMVTAATPDPDPDLVMLIRPRKSRIYYLRKFFDYPITLTATTLKNLGVVRTFRVGTSYMKSQVSQIAPEKSLEDFLINRFGRQLYLTFFKSYTEKVWGTPCNEISAEWGAQRIKGLSLTTAVKHFLKKAFGGKAKTGDLAQKGTDTSLIERFMYPKFGPGQLWEHVADLVREGGGEIHMGLKVDRIHCSREGGVKRVVSVDAVNAEGERQTFAGDYFFSTMPMRELVEAMDAPVPENVREVSAGLQYRDFITVGLLVDRLKVKEPDGGLLKDTWIYVQEPDVVLGRLQIFNNWSPYLVADPTKVWIGLEYFCYDTDDLWKMPDEELKKFAIAEVAKIGILNAEDVSDGHVVRVPKTYPAYFGTYDRFDELREFTDGFENLFLVGRNGMHKYNNQDHSMLTAMTAVDGIVAGHIDKAALWGINTEQEYHEEKK
- a CDS encoding cytochrome b/b6 domain-containing protein, whose translation is MPEKPTDKQEPVEELQPAAETPQVRGEAAPEISAAPMAEASDLAVDESAVSARSTGPASSVTANAVVAPVDVREPAAATIRLQKKHSLAIRWMHWVNFPVLFTMIWSGLLIYWNDSDNAYQHPHAVYRVGVGSLTVVRLFPPWFWKLINAPYRVTEGLGYHFFFMWIFAINGILYVSYLLISGEWRVLVPERRSFLDAIQVTLVDLHLRKGLPPQKKYNGAQKIAYTSVVLMGLGSLVTGLSIYKPTQVHWITSLLGGYEMARWEHFWLTMGFCAFFVVHVMQVILAGWNNFRSMVSGYEIVPATKTSLEEERRVG
- a CDS encoding molybdopterin-dependent oxidoreductase, whose protein sequence is MSDGQEEREEQEQRRKWESEKKDRDDDLERDWERVGERERRDSRAAEVEALDAGVRAQSGQRTRRSFVIAAAAAASGYGFYRWIDRSPGDQLIPRPLRKMLEFNARVSRGAFDERGLAPTYPVARSMELRTNGNYGLKMNLVPESYRLQMVGVEDAKRLPQYVEDVTAWEYQYVAKQDAGPVEHDTKVAPKAAAVVGNGSKAKADPNGDAGMGEGPMMQGGAASTMVGGGGDKKNEVKMPPAFEAAFAALKKAQGNKRPRGQEEAGMSDNTLDPGTPGLLLTMDDVTSLPHHELVTEFKCIEGWSQVVHWGGRRLADLIAKYPPERKPDGSLPKYVYMETPDGDYYCGFSLQACMHPQSLLVTEMAGRPLAQWHGAPIRLHMPIKYGYKQIKRIGLIAYTDRRPDDYWTKLGYDWYAGL
- a CDS encoding DUF4440 domain-containing protein translates to MTKSELQDHLYALEERLLHPDRETDRRALIPLFADEYREFCTSGRVFNRQQTIDVLLSSAARPATIHHFYIAQLAENVVHATYRATTSVAVSHRSSLWIFRDNRWQLLFHQGTIAS
- the prmC gene encoding peptide chain release factor N(5)-glutamine methyltransferase; the protein is MTLRQAITNAAAELAANPHLSEHAHRDAELLLLHTLQISRVTLIAYPDRDLSPAQDALYQIAINRRRQLEPIQYITGEQEFYGLRLHVTPAVLIPRPETEHLVEAVLKLIPANQPVRLVDIGTGSGAIAIAIAVHLPLAEIIAVDLSLDALAIAEQNAHDHNVADRIQFLTSDLLAAIKSHGATFDAIVSNPPYIPESDRLTLHPQVREHEPAAALFAGETGLDLYRRLIPEALSALKPTGLLALEIGHGQQQPLTHLLAGWNDLTFLNDLQQIPRVALARKPNTSDLTDKNPNQ
- a CDS encoding VOC family protein, whose protein sequence is MIKQHLNGCSGPTLSLARYFTLALILFAPLLHAQPDTRTPPFNGFAHVALRVHDLAASVAFYEKLGFEQAFDLRKDNVPYESFLKVNDTQFIELHAANPTEPDAGFLSLCFEGADLQAINDDYRSHGLTPTPILKTTAGNLRFILGGPLQTSSPQTIEYTQYLAGSLHSEDQGKHLGPDRIGEKLVAVSVPMADPASARDFYINQLNFKPIANDPMSLHMPGESGQELEIIPATTGMHARITLESSNLGKAARHLHKEGIFAVKNGATLTVIDPDGNVLILETR